A single genomic interval of Aureliella helgolandensis harbors:
- a CDS encoding DinB family protein: MSWNSQQFILEDLNLVHRYTLDMLSHVEDGLWFKQPQPGINTIAWQVGHIALVRYRLCLGLVRGESAGDSQLLPIAEYSRMFGKGSMPAKDPVAEYPSAGELRESLLAVHRQVMEEVPQLAESVLAEPCNITHPLFSTKGQAMRFCSKHEMLHVGQIGLLRRLLHCEIIR; this comes from the coding sequence ATGAGTTGGAATTCGCAGCAGTTCATCCTAGAGGATCTCAACTTGGTCCATCGCTACACGCTCGACATGCTGTCGCATGTCGAGGATGGACTTTGGTTTAAACAACCTCAACCCGGCATTAACACCATAGCTTGGCAGGTCGGGCATATCGCACTGGTGCGCTACCGACTCTGCCTAGGGTTGGTGCGCGGCGAAAGCGCCGGGGATAGCCAATTGCTCCCGATTGCCGAATATTCACGAATGTTCGGCAAGGGCTCTATGCCAGCCAAGGATCCGGTAGCGGAGTATCCGAGCGCGGGGGAATTGCGCGAGAGCCTGCTGGCAGTGCACCGCCAAGTGATGGAGGAAGTACCGCAACTGGCTGAGTCGGTATTAGCGGAACCTTGCAACATCACCCACCCTTTGTTCTCGACCAAAGGGCAAGCGATGCGATTTTGTTCGAAGCATGAAATGCTGCACGTGGGACAGATCGGTTTGCTTCGGCGACTTCTGCATTGCGAGATCATTCGCTAG